In Bactrocera oleae isolate idBacOlea1 chromosome 5, idBacOlea1, whole genome shotgun sequence, a genomic segment contains:
- the LOC106615876 gene encoding uncharacterized protein, with the protein MNKFTVIFVALAVLGAVNAYGAGGGSKYGGSGGFGPGGGGGGFGPGGGGGGFGPGGGGGGGAGGGGGGGHGGGGGFGPGGGGGGFGPGGGGGGIGPGGGGGFGPGGGGGSGGGGGHGGGGGIGGGGFGPGGGGGFGPGGGGGFGPGGGGGFGPGGGGGGGSGGGGGGGFGSGGGFGSGSAGGFGSSGGHGSSGGHGGYKKHGY; encoded by the exons ATGAACAAATTTacg GTGATTTTTGTTGCCTTAGCCGTTTTGGGCGCCGTTAATGCCTACGGCGCTGGCGGTGGCTCTAAATATGGTGGTAGTGGGGGCTTTGGACCAGGAGGCGGTGGTGGCGGCTTTGGACCAGGCGGCGGTGGTGGCGGCTTTGGTCCAGGCGGTGGAGGCGGTGGTGGCGCTGGTGGAGGTGGTGGCGGTGGACATGGTGGTGGCGGCGGATTCGGACCCGGAGGCGGTGGTGGTGGATTCGGCCCCGGAGGTGGTGGTGGTGGAATCGGCCCAGGAGGTGGTGGCGGTTTCGGACCAGGTGGCGGCGGCGGctctggtggtggtggtggccacggtggtggtggtggaatCGGTGGTGGTGGTTTCGGACCAGGCGGCGGTGGCGGTTTCGGACCAGGTGGCGGTGGCGGTTTCGGACCAGGCGGCGGTGGCGGTTTCGGACCAGGcggcggtggcggtggcggctctggtggtggtggtggtggtggcttTGGTTCAGGTGGCGGCTTCGGCTCAGGCAGTGCAGGCGGTTTCGGCTCAAGTGGTGGCCATGGCTCAAGTGGCGGTCATGGCGGTTACAAAAAGCATGGCTATTAG